In Chitinophaga nivalis, a single genomic region encodes these proteins:
- a CDS encoding heavy-metal-associated domain-containing protein, protein MKTISIILLALGISFGVQAQYKKASLQATGLTCAMCSRATFEALQTLPFVDKIDTDLNSTTFELTFKSGVPVNIDAIRQKVEDAGFSVGKLVVAAQFDGVKVQNDTHLTFGGNTLHFMQIKDQVLNGEKLMTVIDKHFVSAKQFKKFSTTTSMSCYQTGMMSDCCKPDATPASKRIYHVTI, encoded by the coding sequence ATGAAAACAATATCCATTATACTGCTCGCGCTGGGCATTTCTTTTGGCGTACAGGCACAATACAAAAAAGCAAGTTTACAGGCAACCGGTCTTACCTGCGCCATGTGTTCCCGGGCTACTTTTGAAGCCCTGCAAACCTTGCCGTTTGTAGACAAAATAGATACAGACCTCAATAGTACCACCTTTGAACTGACCTTCAAATCAGGTGTACCGGTGAATATTGATGCCATCAGACAAAAGGTGGAAGACGCCGGATTTTCTGTAGGAAAACTGGTGGTAGCCGCCCAGTTCGATGGGGTGAAAGTACAGAACGATACCCACCTTACCTTTGGAGGTAATACACTGCATTTTATGCAGATTAAAGACCAGGTGCTGAACGGTGAAAAGTTGATGACCGTTATCGACAAGCACTTTGTTTCTGCCAAACAATTCAAAAAATTCAGTACCACAACCAGTATGTCCTGCTACCAGACAGGCATGATGAGTGATTGTTGCAAGCCCGATGCTACACCGGCTTCCAAAAGAATTTATCATGTCACTATTTAA
- a CDS encoding HYC_CC_PP family protein, producing MQRFFVILFALLYTTLTSGFTINVHYCMGKLTSVALQQSPEDQCAKCGKPVKSMNCCKNEFKYCKVTESHQAAKAIQQHFSLTTLDLQLPVKVLRVPAIPVVSQFSTGHHPHDPPDITAAPVFLLNCTFLI from the coding sequence ATGCAACGCTTTTTTGTCATATTATTTGCCTTACTGTATACTACGCTCACCAGCGGGTTTACGATAAACGTGCATTACTGCATGGGCAAACTGACATCTGTAGCGCTGCAGCAGTCGCCGGAAGATCAATGTGCCAAATGTGGCAAGCCGGTAAAAAGCATGAACTGCTGCAAGAATGAGTTTAAATATTGTAAGGTTACTGAATCCCATCAGGCAGCCAAAGCTATACAGCAACATTTTTCGCTCACGACCCTGGATTTGCAGCTGCCGGTAAAAGTATTACGGGTTCCCGCGATACCAGTAGTCAGCCAATTTTCAACAGGGCACCATCCGCACGATCCGCCGGATATTACAGCTGCCCCTGTATTTCTCCTGAACTGTACATTTCTGATCTGA